The genomic segment CTGCGCGGGTGTTATCGGGTCAACGCAGATATTGCCCGCCGCGATATATTGTCTGCTTTTTTCGTCGAATATGACATGGCTTCGGCTGTTCGAGCCGCTCGGCATCTCGGCAAACCCCTCCAAAGAAAGCGGTTTTTCGGGGTTATCCGGGTCGCCGCGTAAAAGCACCCCGACTCCGAATTCCGGCTCGCAACCGACTAATCCGATTCGGGTCACGCAAATGATTTCGCCATTTAATCCCACCGCCGGACTCGGTTCAAGCATCGCTCCGGGTCGGCTGTTTTTCGGCGCACCTTTTTTGAACCAATCCACATCGAATTGACTTTGAGTCATATCGGTACAAAGCCAGTTTTTCGGGTCGAGCAAGTCACTGTCTTCGGGTGCGCTGATCAGTCCGTTGGTAAAACTGCCGCGCTCTTCCCAGCCGCCGAAATCAGCCGCCATCCAGATGCGGCCCTTATGCACAATCACCGGTGAGGGGCACATTTGCCAGCCGTTGCGGATTGACATACCGGCGCCCCGTAATAAATGCGACGGAGCGCCCCAAGTCTCCCCTTCGTCATCCGAAGCGCCGATGATGATATCACCGTTTTCGGTATTGCAACCCATCAAGTAAAGTTGTCCGCGATGCACAAAGAGTTTGCCCCAAAAGCAGGGGAAGATGTCGGTCATATACCGCCAGGTCTTGCCACAGTCATCCGAACGGAAGATCAATTCGAGATTCTGGCAGCCGTGGTACTCATAAACGTCCATCGATGCGAGCAGTGCGCCCGACGGCAGCTTGACAATCGACGGACTGCATAAAAAGCGCCCCGAAAACGCATACTGCTTGTCCTCCGGATGCAGATAATTTATAACAACGCCGTCGTCAGGTGCGCCGCCGGTCATAAACAGGCGCACATTGCCGCAGGTCCAATCTTTACGCGAAACCGTCACTTCATATTCATGCTCGTATAAAAGCCCCTCAATGCGAAGCACCGAGGTGTTTGCGAGCTGTTCGTTCCAAGTTTCGGTACCGCGCTCCCGCCACTTTAAAATATGGTTACCGCTGTCGTCTCGGTCGAACCATTCCAATACAAGGGCGTCTTTTTCGGGCGCAAGCCGCACGATATAAGGCAGCAGCGCTTTTGCTTTTTCATCCGGTCGCGTATACGGTTTATAACCCCAAAACAAATCCGCTCTCATGTGCATACCCTTTCGCTTCAATATTTGCGAATATGGTACCACATTCGGGCGGACGATTCAAGCACTGTAACATTTTTAAAAAAGTTCGGTAATTCCACTAAAACGGATAAAAATAAATAACGTTTTTGGTAAATATCTCGCATTTTTCTCCCGTTTTGCCCTCAGTATTACAAAATATTATGGGTTTTTGAAATTTAATCGGTAAATTCTACTGCTCTTACCATTATTTTTAAAGCGAATAATTAACAGTTAAAGTAGAAACCAAGTGTTTTACTTTGCAAAATCGGATTAAATTATACTTCAGAGAATATAACCGTATACTTTTAACTGCCAACTGCTAACTAAGTTATTTTGCCTTTGTCTCGCAATAGACGCACCGATAAATGCCGTTTTCACGGTCAGTCAGCTTGAACACATGCGGCAGTTCCTGCTCCGTTGAAGTGATGCAGCGCGGATTTTTGCAATTTATTACACCGCTGACTTTTTCAGGCAATTCCAAATGCACCCGCCGGACTTTTTTGCCGTCGGCGATATAGGTGACTGTAATGCCCGGGTCGAGATAGCCGAGCACGTCGAGGTTGAGGTCGATCGGCTGGCAGATTTTTAAAATATCCTTTTTGCCCATCTTTTGGCTGTCGGCATTCAAAATAATCGCTACGGTGCAGTCGAGCCGCCCGAGATTCAGTACGTTATAAATCTCCATAGCCCGCCCGGCTTTGATATGATCGAGCACGATGCCGTCGGTAATCGGATTGACAATCATAATGATGCTCCTTCTTATAGATGCAGGGGCGCACTGCGTTCGCCCGAGTAATATCATCCCGCCGCTAATGTGTCACTCGAATCCGGCAAACGGTTCGCCTCTGCACTGTTGCGGGTTTGATTTCTTATAACCCCAATAACCTCAGTATCAACGCCATGCGCACATATTTTCCGTTCAACACCTGCTTGAAATAACAGGCGCGCGGGTCGTCGTCGACTTCAACCGAAATTTCGTTGACACGGGGGAGGGGGTGGAGGATAATGAGGTCTTCCCTTGCTCTTTCGAGCTTTTCACAGGTCAGAATATAGCTGTCCTTTAACCGCACATAATCGGCTTCATTGAAAAACCTCTCCCGCTGAACCCGTGTCATATATAGCACATCCAGTGTGCCGATCACGCTTTCCAAGTCGGCGGTCTCGAGATATTCGATGTGATTTTTAAGTACTTCCTGCCGCAGATATTCGGGAATCGTCAGTTCCGGCGGAGAGATCAACACAAATTTCACATTATCATATCGCGACATTGCGCCGATCAGCGAGTGCACCGTGCGCCCGAATTTCAAGTCGCCGCAAAGC from the Oscillospiraceae bacterium genome contains:
- a CDS encoding aspartate carbamoyltransferase regulatory subunit, which produces MIVNPITDGIVLDHIKAGRAMEIYNVLNLGRLDCTVAIILNADSQKMGKKDILKICQPIDLNLDVLGYLDPGITVTYIADGKKVRRVHLELPEKVSGVINCKNPRCITSTEQELPHVFKLTDRENGIYRCVYCETKAK
- a CDS encoding sialidase family protein, translating into MRADLFWGYKPYTRPDEKAKALLPYIVRLAPEKDALVLEWFDRDDSGNHILKWRERGTETWNEQLANTSVLRIEGLLYEHEYEVTVSRKDWTCGNVRLFMTGGAPDDGVVINYLHPEDKQYAFSGRFLCSPSIVKLPSGALLASMDVYEYHGCQNLELIFRSDDCGKTWRYMTDIFPCFWGKLFVHRGQLYLMGCNTENGDIIIGASDDEGETWGAPSHLLRGAGMSIRNGWQMCPSPVIVHKGRIWMAADFGGWEERGSFTNGLISAPEDSDLLDPKNWLCTDMTQSQFDVDWFKKGAPKNSRPGAMLEPSPAVGLNGEIICVTRIGLVGCEPEFGVGVLLRGDPDNPEKPLSLEGFAEMPSGSNSRSHVIFDEKSRQYIAAGNICVDPITPAQRNVLAIEASSDLIQWRVIKVLIDYRKDDPKQVGFQYPAFIIDNEDLLLVSRTALHGADNFHNANMTTFHIIENFRRYL